The following DNA comes from Noviherbaspirillum sp. L7-7A.
TGCGCCGGCCGTCACCATTCCCGGCGGCGGTCCGGCCGAGAAGTCGATCACCGAAAAGCGCGAGCAGGGTCGTGTTACGGAAGTCGAAGTGCGCACCGGCCGCAGCACCTATGTGGTCAAGCCGATCAATCCGGCCGGCAGCGCGCTGCCGGGCGACGCCCAAACCAGCACCAACCGGGCGCCGCAATTCAAGGTCAAGGAATTCGACCTGCAGCGCCCAGAGGACCTGAAGCCGCAGGCCCAGCCCGCCGCAGCGCCTGCCGCGCCGCCGGCGAAGTAATCCGCCAGACAGGTTAAGCCCATCCCGCCCGCGCCGCCGCGGGCTTTTCACGCAACTCCTACCCTACTTACCCATGGCTGTTTTCACCCCGGTTACCCTAGACGAGATCGCCCCCTGGGCAGCCCAGTACGACATCGGCCAGGTGCGTGCGTTGAAAGGCATTTCCTCGGGCATCGAAAACACCAACTTCTTCCTGAGCGCCGAGCGCGGCGAGTATGTGCTGACGATCTTCGAGAAGCTGACCTTCGAGCAGCTGCCCTTCTATCTCAAGCTGATGCGCCATATCGCCGAGCGCGGCGTGCTGGCGCCGCTGCCGCTGGCCAACCGCGACGGCGAACTGATGGGCACGCTGCACGGCAAGCCGGCTTCCATCGTCACCCGGCTGGAAGGCGCCTGCCAGATGGCGCCGCATCCGGTGCATTGCGCCGAAGTGGGCGCGATGCTGGCGAAGATGCATCTGGCCGCGGCCGACTTCGACATCCGCCAGCCCAACCTGCGCGGCCTGGACTGGTGGAACGAGACCACGCCCATCGTGCTGCCCTACCTGCCCGATGCCGGCCAGCACCTGCTGCGCGCCGAGATGCATTTCCAGGAGACCTTCGCCAGCACCGACGCCGCGCACCGCCTGCCGCGCGGCCCCATCCATGCCGACCTGTTCCGCAACAACGTGATGTTCGACGGCGAGCGCCTGACGGGTTTCTTCGACTTCTACTTCGCCGGCGTCGACACCTGGCTGTTCGATGTGGCCGTCACCGTCAATGACTGGTGCATCGACGAGGTCAGCGGCGCGCTCGACCCGGCCAGGGTGCGCGCCCTGCTGGCGGCCTACCACGCGGTGCGGCCCTTCACCGACGACGAGAAGGATGCCTGGCGGCCGATGCTGCGCGCCGGCGCGCTGCGCTTCTGGCTGTCGCGGCTGTATGACTTCCATCTGCCGCGCGAGGCGGAAATGCTGACGCCGCATGACCCCGGCCATTTCGAGCGCATCCTGCGCGAACGCATCAACCAGCCGGTGCCGCCGCTCTTCTGATGGAAAAATTGCCGGCAGCCACGGGGTGGCAATGGATCAGGCAGGGCTTCGCGCTGTTTCGCAAGCAGCCGGCGGAGATGTCCACGCTGTTTCTGAGCTATATGTTCCTGATGATGATCCTGCCCATCATTCCGGTGGTGGGACAGATATTGCCGCTGTTGCTGATACCGGTGTTCTCCATGGCCTTCATGCAGGCCTGCGTGAAGATCGGGAAGGGCGAGCGGGTCTACCCCAATCTGCTGCTGACCGGCTTTCGTT
Coding sequences within:
- a CDS encoding homoserine kinase, which encodes MAVFTPVTLDEIAPWAAQYDIGQVRALKGISSGIENTNFFLSAERGEYVLTIFEKLTFEQLPFYLKLMRHIAERGVLAPLPLANRDGELMGTLHGKPASIVTRLEGACQMAPHPVHCAEVGAMLAKMHLAAADFDIRQPNLRGLDWWNETTPIVLPYLPDAGQHLLRAEMHFQETFASTDAAHRLPRGPIHADLFRNNVMFDGERLTGFFDFYFAGVDTWLFDVAVTVNDWCIDEVSGALDPARVRALLAAYHAVRPFTDDEKDAWRPMLRAGALRFWLSRLYDFHLPREAEMLTPHDPGHFERILRERINQPVPPLF